In one window of Leptospira fainei serovar Hurstbridge str. BUT 6 DNA:
- a CDS encoding PilZ domain-containing protein, which yields MEDERRKGDRIKTVHVLEMSVLAVTGKGAIKGNVHDISNYGIAIIDYVSSKTLKIHEKIIGVISGNSIEDINFSGRIVRMDTVESNTGLKRIIGIEFLNVIPNLDELVVLGLNSSKSLIRM from the coding sequence ATGGAAGATGAAAGAAGAAAGGGGGATCGAATCAAAACCGTCCATGTATTAGAAATGAGTGTTTTAGCGGTTACGGGAAAAGGCGCAATTAAAGGTAACGTTCATGATATTTCAAACTATGGTATTGCAATTATCGACTATGTATCTTCAAAGACTCTGAAAATCCATGAGAAAATAATCGGAGTCATTTCCGGAAATTCCATCGAAGATATAAACTTTTCCGGGCGAATTGTCAGAATGGATACGGTTGAATCAAATACCGGTTTAAAAAGAATTATTGGAATCGAATTTTTAAATGTAATCCCTAATTTAGATGAACTCGTTGTGTTAGGTTTAAATTCTTCAAAATCATTGATCCGAATGTAG
- a CDS encoding protein kinase domain-containing protein yields MISGYEIKEEIHKGGNVSVYRGNKTDTSDPVIIKIHSNEYPSVQDISKFKREYEIGAGIHSFGVIRYYGIEKYKNSFAIVMEDCGAISLNKIIKDLNLDLSLKISIKIVEALGEIHKINIIHKDIKPSNIIVNLQTGSVKIIDFGIASRLTQENASLQSPEHLEGTLGYMSPEQTGRMNRSIDYRSDFYSLGATFYEMFTGELLFETTNSMELIHHHIAKIPIPPHERKRERNISENLSKVIIKLLAKNAEERYQSVFGIKADLEKCLAEIDGSGVSDGSEFVPGKFDISERFQIPQKLYGRKEELERLLNSFEKVSFGEREMILISGYSGIGKSSLVNEIHKPVLARRGYVIEGKYEQFKKDIPYSGFLNAFQSLIQQVLSAQESTIESFRKELIQVLGTNGRILSDVVPELELILGKLPPSTTLGPQEAQNIFNIAIQNFIQVFARANHPLTIFLDDLQWADSASLKLLEILETNSECKYLFVIGAYRDNEVDQLHPLFHVIEEIQKSGTSVESIALSPLDFDSLNLLISDALHCDMEKARPLAELVASKTERNPFFVNEFLKTLYQNHLLILDVTTGSWTWDLEKIRERDITNNVVELMSQKIKDLPAETGRILQLGASIGNSFDLKTISIVRQLPGIKIIEDLLVAAENGLLLPLGNSYRYLTTKDSLNAQDSDSRFTVNQSDIRFKFLHDRVQQAAYDLIPESERAALHLKIGRHLLCSYSEDKIPEHLIDIVGHLNAGFHLVDDEREKSEIADLNFQAGIKAKAAVAYKSASHYFQVAMEILGESGWESQYEKTLSIYSKAIETEYLNTNFERMEELSNVAVQKGRSTVATVNIFETKMRAKTAQSQYREAIEISSEILRTLGINIPTNANKIDVITGLIKTKFLIGSKSISDLENLPDMKDLRKLAAMNLLMETCPAAYIGLPNLFPIIVFNMIITSLKYGSSAVTAYAFSVYGLILISAAGDLQTGYEFGKMALRLIDKFDDVSFKNKIKMIYYTFIIHWKEHISETKESIEEVSRIAIQTGDLEYACYSAITYCNNSFLCGDSLSFILKKASQYLELSKKFKQEIAISNIRIILQFSEHFFQRKPLPEGFFGETFQKENLDYLIETRNFSGLSFYYFMSSVLHYLSGSFEKALENSDLSEKNINAAAGLAWVPEYYFYRSMILLALCESASKSKRRKFIRMVSSIRKKIKKWSDFAPMNHLHKLYLLEAERMKVIGNRSSAADLYENAIHTASKNNYGNILALSYDRAAKFYFSGKKDLIGKVYLQRAHYFYTLWGALAKVKEIEELFPDIFSKPTDSLSTAYQTTSTYSSGTAAKENSSRQLDFDSILKASQALSGEIVLERLLEKIMAIAIENAGAETGFLILDRNGNLEILARGSLKEKGAVTNQESTQLTQSDTTPTAILEYVRRTGKTIVISDAIRDENFASIPYVIYNKPKSIISLPIRNHGKFLGMLYLENNLTTGAFTPERIDVLNILSSQAAISIENALLYSNLESKVQERTTQLKDVVDDLNKTNSNLEGTLKELHSLKQQQDGDYYLTSLLMTPLNSNEVSDDRISVEFFIKQKKEFQFKQWTSEIGGDLCSAHTISLKGKKYTAFSNADAMGKSIQGAGGALVFGSVFEAMIQRVKLSATAQDQTPERWLKNAFTELDKIFKSFDGSMYVSCVIGLIDNENGFLYCFNAEHPGIVLYKDQHASFIQDQPPLYKLGTFCNDEIFAIQTYHLAPGDSIFIGSDGKDDIMLHPEGIQNRRINENETLFLECVSEGKGELTAIKEALLRKGDLTDDLSILHLTYKQSKEEVNIPLSPQVENMMKSINSEPVESIKYSSLISELEKVLTDNKTSVPIIKCLMKSNVRLKRYKEAADYAVMLSSLCPGNTKAIFAGAQCFKKIGNVEHAIDMGERLRLRNPQDASVLSFLSDLYKTIGNHAQAEILKEKASQNKTRND; encoded by the coding sequence ATGATATCCGGTTATGAGATAAAGGAAGAGATTCACAAAGGCGGTAATGTTTCCGTATATAGAGGAAACAAGACAGATACGTCCGATCCGGTTATTATCAAAATTCACAGTAACGAATATCCCAGCGTACAAGACATTTCGAAATTTAAACGGGAGTACGAGATAGGGGCAGGAATCCATTCGTTCGGAGTGATTCGTTACTATGGTATCGAGAAATACAAGAACTCTTTCGCTATTGTCATGGAAGACTGCGGAGCAATTTCACTTAACAAAATTATTAAGGATTTAAATTTAGATCTCTCTCTAAAAATTTCGATCAAGATAGTCGAAGCTTTAGGTGAAATTCATAAAATTAATATAATTCATAAGGATATAAAACCCAGCAATATAATCGTAAATTTACAAACCGGATCCGTAAAGATAATCGACTTTGGAATCGCTTCCAGATTAACGCAAGAAAACGCTTCGCTTCAATCACCGGAACATTTGGAAGGAACATTAGGATATATGTCTCCCGAGCAAACCGGTCGGATGAATCGTTCCATTGATTACCGTTCGGATTTTTATTCTCTCGGAGCGACTTTTTACGAAATGTTCACAGGGGAACTTCTCTTCGAAACCACTAATTCGATGGAGCTCATCCATCATCATATCGCAAAAATTCCCATTCCTCCGCACGAAAGAAAGAGAGAACGTAATATATCGGAAAACCTCTCGAAAGTTATAATAAAGCTATTGGCAAAAAATGCCGAGGAGCGCTACCAAAGCGTTTTCGGAATAAAGGCGGATTTAGAAAAATGTCTCGCGGAAATAGATGGAAGCGGCGTCTCCGACGGTTCGGAATTTGTTCCCGGCAAATTTGACATATCGGAACGATTTCAAATTCCGCAAAAGTTATACGGTCGGAAAGAGGAATTAGAAAGGCTTTTAAATAGTTTTGAGAAAGTTTCCTTTGGGGAACGCGAAATGATTTTAATTTCCGGATATTCCGGCATCGGAAAATCTTCGTTAGTAAACGAAATTCATAAACCTGTATTAGCCCGAAGAGGGTACGTCATAGAAGGAAAATACGAACAATTTAAAAAAGACATACCCTATAGCGGATTTCTTAATGCTTTTCAAAGTTTAATTCAGCAGGTTTTATCCGCACAGGAATCTACTATCGAATCATTTAGAAAAGAACTTATTCAGGTTCTCGGAACTAACGGAAGAATCCTGTCGGATGTAGTTCCTGAGTTAGAGCTTATTTTAGGGAAATTGCCCCCGTCAACGACGTTAGGCCCTCAAGAAGCACAAAATATATTTAATATTGCCATTCAGAACTTTATCCAAGTGTTTGCGAGAGCGAATCATCCTCTTACGATATTTCTCGACGACCTGCAATGGGCAGATTCGGCTTCTTTGAAATTACTCGAAATCCTTGAAACAAATTCGGAATGCAAATATTTATTCGTTATCGGTGCCTATCGCGATAATGAAGTAGACCAACTACACCCCTTATTTCATGTCATTGAGGAAATTCAAAAATCAGGAACTAGCGTAGAATCGATTGCGCTTTCACCCTTGGATTTTGACAGCCTGAATCTCTTAATTTCCGACGCTCTTCATTGTGACATGGAAAAAGCAAGACCTTTAGCCGAATTGGTCGCATCTAAAACTGAACGAAATCCTTTCTTTGTTAACGAATTTCTAAAAACTTTATATCAAAATCATCTCTTAATATTGGACGTCACTACGGGTTCATGGACATGGGACTTGGAAAAAATAAGGGAAAGAGATATTACTAATAACGTTGTAGAGTTAATGTCCCAAAAGATAAAGGACCTTCCGGCGGAGACAGGCAGGATATTGCAATTAGGTGCAAGTATAGGAAACAGTTTCGATTTAAAAACTATCTCGATAGTTCGCCAACTTCCCGGTATAAAGATAATCGAAGACCTTCTTGTAGCGGCTGAAAACGGACTGCTTTTGCCTCTCGGAAATTCTTACCGTTATTTGACGACTAAGGACTCTTTAAACGCTCAAGATTCCGACTCCCGGTTTACGGTAAACCAATCCGATATTCGTTTTAAATTCTTACATGACAGAGTTCAACAGGCGGCTTACGATCTGATACCGGAATCGGAGAGAGCGGCACTTCATCTCAAAATTGGAAGACATCTTTTATGCAGCTATAGTGAGGATAAAATTCCTGAGCACTTAATCGATATTGTCGGACACTTAAACGCCGGATTTCATCTAGTCGATGACGAACGCGAGAAATCCGAAATTGCCGACTTGAATTTTCAAGCCGGCATAAAAGCCAAGGCCGCCGTTGCTTACAAATCTGCTTCGCATTACTTTCAAGTAGCGATGGAAATATTAGGGGAATCCGGTTGGGAATCTCAGTATGAAAAAACTCTTTCAATATATTCCAAAGCTATCGAGACCGAATATTTAAATACCAACTTCGAAAGGATGGAGGAACTATCTAACGTCGCCGTACAAAAAGGACGTTCCACAGTTGCTACGGTCAATATTTTCGAAACGAAAATGAGGGCCAAAACGGCTCAATCACAATATAGGGAAGCGATAGAAATTTCGAGCGAGATATTACGCACATTAGGCATTAATATTCCGACTAACGCAAATAAAATCGATGTGATAACTGGCTTAATCAAGACAAAGTTTTTGATAGGATCAAAATCCATAAGCGATTTAGAAAACCTTCCGGATATGAAAGACCTACGGAAATTGGCCGCAATGAATTTACTGATGGAAACTTGTCCGGCTGCTTACATAGGCCTACCTAACCTTTTCCCCATCATCGTATTCAACATGATTATAACTTCCTTAAAGTATGGAAGCTCGGCAGTTACCGCGTACGCGTTTTCCGTTTACGGATTGATTTTGATAAGCGCAGCCGGTGACCTACAGACAGGCTACGAGTTCGGAAAAATGGCTCTGCGTCTTATTGACAAATTTGATGACGTAAGTTTCAAAAATAAAATAAAAATGATATATTATACTTTTATTATCCACTGGAAAGAACATATATCAGAAACTAAAGAAAGTATCGAGGAAGTATCCCGGATTGCCATCCAGACGGGAGACCTCGAATATGCCTGCTATTCCGCAATAACTTATTGTAACAACTCGTTTCTTTGCGGCGATTCCTTATCTTTTATTCTAAAAAAGGCAAGTCAATATCTAGAGTTAAGCAAGAAATTTAAACAGGAAATAGCAATTAGTAATATTAGAATAATTTTACAGTTCAGCGAACACTTTTTCCAACGCAAACCTCTTCCCGAAGGATTTTTCGGGGAAACATTTCAGAAAGAGAACCTGGACTACCTGATTGAAACTAGAAACTTTAGCGGTCTCTCTTTCTATTATTTCATGTCTTCAGTATTGCATTATTTAAGCGGCTCATTTGAAAAAGCATTAGAAAACTCCGATTTAAGTGAGAAAAATATCAATGCAGCAGCGGGTCTTGCCTGGGTTCCGGAATACTATTTTTACCGCTCGATGATACTTTTGGCGCTCTGTGAATCCGCTTCGAAATCTAAACGAAGAAAGTTTATTAGAATGGTCTCCTCAATCCGTAAAAAAATAAAGAAATGGTCCGACTTTGCTCCGATGAATCATCTTCACAAATTATATTTGCTCGAAGCGGAAAGAATGAAGGTTATAGGAAATAGATCTTCGGCAGCTGATCTTTATGAAAATGCTATACATACTGCTTCTAAAAATAATTACGGAAATATACTCGCGTTATCATATGATAGAGCCGCTAAATTCTACTTCTCCGGCAAAAAAGATCTGATCGGGAAAGTATATCTACAAAGGGCACATTATTTCTATACGCTATGGGGGGCACTTGCGAAGGTGAAGGAAATCGAAGAATTATTTCCCGATATATTTTCGAAACCTACCGATTCCCTCTCAACTGCTTACCAAACGACGTCCACCTATTCCAGCGGAACGGCTGCGAAGGAAAATTCGTCTCGTCAATTGGACTTTGATAGCATTTTAAAAGCCTCCCAAGCGTTGTCCGGCGAGATCGTTTTAGAAAGATTATTAGAAAAGATAATGGCGATCGCGATCGAAAACGCCGGAGCAGAAACAGGATTCTTGATTTTAGATCGTAACGGAAATCTAGAAATCCTCGCGCGCGGCTCTTTAAAAGAAAAGGGGGCTGTCACGAATCAGGAATCTACCCAACTTACTCAAAGCGACACGACTCCGACTGCAATTTTAGAATATGTACGTCGGACCGGCAAAACTATAGTAATCTCGGATGCGATACGGGATGAAAATTTTGCAAGTATTCCTTACGTAATTTATAATAAACCCAAATCCATAATTTCTCTTCCGATTCGAAATCACGGCAAATTCCTAGGAATGCTTTATCTAGAAAACAATCTTACAACAGGCGCATTTACGCCGGAAAGAATCGATGTATTAAATATACTGTCTTCTCAAGCCGCTATCTCGATCGAGAATGCTCTCCTATATTCGAATTTGGAAAGCAAAGTTCAGGAAAGAACAACTCAGTTGAAAGACGTCGTGGATGATTTGAATAAGACAAACTCGAATTTAGAAGGAACTTTAAAAGAATTACATTCTTTAAAGCAGCAACAAGACGGCGATTATTACCTAACCTCTTTACTAATGACCCCGTTAAACAGCAACGAAGTCTCCGATGACCGGATAAGCGTGGAGTTTTTTATCAAGCAGAAAAAGGAATTTCAATTTAAACAATGGACATCGGAAATCGGAGGCGATCTTTGCAGCGCGCATACAATAAGCTTAAAAGGTAAAAAATATACCGCATTCTCGAATGCAGATGCCATGGGTAAATCCATCCAAGGGGCCGGCGGAGCTCTAGTTTTTGGCTCGGTTTTTGAAGCCATGATTCAGCGGGTCAAATTGTCGGCCACTGCGCAGGATCAGACCCCAGAACGTTGGTTAAAAAATGCATTTACCGAGCTAGATAAAATCTTTAAATCCTTTGACGGATCAATGTATGTTTCTTGCGTAATCGGACTGATCGACAATGAAAACGGCTTCCTATACTGTTTTAATGCGGAACATCCTGGAATAGTTCTATATAAAGATCAACATGCCAGTTTTATACAAGATCAACCGCCTTTATATAAATTGGGAACTTTCTGTAACGATGAAATATTTGCGATCCAAACTTATCACCTAGCTCCGGGAGATTCTATTTTCATTGGATCCGACGGCAAGGATGATATAATGCTCCACCCTGAAGGAATCCAGAACAGAAGAATCAATGAAAATGAAACCCTCTTCTTAGAGTGCGTATCCGAGGGAAAAGGCGAACTTACGGCAATCAAAGAAGCTCTTTTAAGAAAAGGAGATCTAACTGACGATCTTTCAATATTACACTTAACTTATAAACAATCGAAAGAGGAAGTAAATATTCCCCTTTCGCCGCAAGTCGAAAATATGATGAAATCGATAAATTCAGAACCTGTAGAATCAATTAAATATTCGTCACTGATTTCCGAGCTAGAAAAAGTCCTCACCGATAATAAAACTTCGGTTCCGATCATCAAATGTTTAATGAAATCGAACGTAAGATTAAAACGATATAAAGAGGCCGCCGACTACGCCGTAATGCTGTCCTCTCTTTGCCCGGGAAACACAAAAGCCATCTTTGCCGGAGCGCAATGTTTTAAAAAGATCGGCAATGTCGAACATGCGATAGACATGGGAGAGCGTTTGAGGTTGAGAAATCCTCAGGATGCATCAGTCTTATCTTTCCTATCCGACCTTTACAAAACGATCGGGAATCACGCACAAGCTGAGATTCTTAAAGAAAAAGCGAGTCAGAATAAAACACGGAATGACTAA